The genomic window CGGGTTCACCCCCACGATGTTGGCCTTGGGGGGGGCGGGATCGACTTGCACGCGACGATGGCAAAAGACGAGACGCGGAGGCCCCAGATGGGTTGCAATCAACTCCTTCATTCGCAGGGTTGCCGGGGCAAACCGCTTCGGGAACTCGGTCATGAACGCGACGCCACTGCGGTCGATCACATCGCGAATTTTCCCCGCTTCGACAGGATCAAAATCCAAGTCGCCGGCCCAATAAATCGCCTTGCCCGCATCACAAGCCGCCAACATCGGCAACCATCCGAGCCAACTACGCTGCAACACCAAGACCGCATCGATGTCACAACGCGAGACGAGAGCTTGGTAGCCATCGACCGGATCCGCCTGGAAATCGGCAGCGGCGTTCTCCGCTAATTTCGACACGGTGCTAAAGACCGCACGCACATCAAACCGGTCCTGCAACATCTGCAACGCAGGCCGATGGCGGGTTTGCCAAGCGTCCCCCAGCCCAATCAATCCGATGCGAAGCTTCATACATTTCCAATCGAACGAAAGTTCGTGTCAGCGAGAACGCGGCGAAAAAGGTCCCAAAGCGCCCCGCCTTCCCAGAAAACCGCAGCACAATACCGACTTCTGAAAAATTTTCCCGAGCCGAATGCAGGTGGGTGCGGCAACTTAGCACAGTGCTTTGGCACGCCCGAAACCGTTTACGAACAACAGTTTAGCGTTGCAGCCCCCAAAAAACAAAGTTCTAAAGAACAAAATCAAGATTCTCCATCAAGATCAAATTTCTCGATTTCGCTCGGGTCACCCTTGTGACCGCCAAACGCATCCATAGAATCCTCCCAACTCACCGGTAACCACGAACCGGCAAACATGGACTAGTTTAGCTAGCAAGTGGATTCGGTGAGATAGGCAAGCTTAGGAAGCGATATGCAATTGTGTGCGTTTGGGGCTCAATCGAGGGAACGATTGAATTCACCCGATCGCGGCATTCCTTCTCAAGCAAGCCCCACCTTAGCCAACAGTTAGTTTTCAGCAGCGTAAAGCAGAATTGCGTCTCGTGGGCGAAATTCACTGAAAACCAGGATCCGATCGCGAGGCGACCGGAGACGACGACTGAATCATGGAAGTGGCTAAGGTGCCAGCGAAGGAATCTTGTCTCAACATCCTTGTGGTTCTCCTAATTCACTTTTGAACGAGCGGTCATTGCGATGATTTCTCGATCCGGTCGGCAGAGTGCCGCCGCCCACAGGAGATGTTCATCCAAAATCTAGGGAGTCTGGAATGGTTTCGTTGCTTTTCGCTTTGATTTTGTCCACCGTGACAAGCGAACAACAGATGCAGCAGAACTACGCTTCGGTTTACAAGCAATCGATTGAAGAAAACAAGCCGCTAATGGTCATTGTCAGCGCCGATTGGTGCCCGGCATGCCAAGTCTTGAAGAACTCAACGCTCAAGCAAATGGCCCAGACGGGCGAATTAAATGACGTCTGTGTGGCCGTCATCAATAAAGACCTCGAGCCTGAACTGGTTCAACAGCTCACCAAGGGTGAGAACCTGTTGCCTCAGATCATCATGTTCACCAAGTCCGAGTCGGGCCAGTGGAATCGTCGCCGCTTGATCGGTTTCCAACCGAAACAACCGGTTCGGTCGCTGATTCGAAAGGCGATCTTGGACCGGCAAGGCTAACTCGCTACGATCGAATTAACCGCAAACACTCGAAGCGTTAGTTGTGACCCCGGTTCACTACTGACGCTTTTTTTTGTCATATCGGTTATCCTGTGTAGCGATTGACCGTACTCGAAATCGACTGAAATCGAAATCAACAAGGCAGACCCAAAGCATGAGTTTCTCTGAGGACCTGGACCATCTGATTCGCACTGACGAACCTCTCTCACCGTTGGTTTGGCTTGGTATCGGCGGCCCCGCTCGTTTTTTCGCGGAACCGGTCGACGAAGCCGAGCTGCAACGGATTTATCGTGAAGCGAGTGAAGCAGGGCTCGCCATCCGCATCCTCGGCGGGGGTAGCAATGTGTTGGTCCGCGAATCGGGCTTTGATGGCTTGGTGATTTCGCTGGCCGCTGCAGCCACCAGCGAATTGGCGATTGAAGAAAATAAGTTGATCGCCGGCGCTGGTGCGAAATTATCGCACGCAGTGATCAAATCGGTCGGCGCCGGGCTAGGCGGACTCGAACACCTCGTCGGGATCCCCGGCACCGTCGGCGGCGCGGTCGTGGGCAACGTATCCAACGGCGGCCGTGACATCGGATCGGTCGTGGAAAGC from Novipirellula galeiformis includes these protein-coding regions:
- a CDS encoding Gfo/Idh/MocA family protein is translated as MKLRIGLIGLGDAWQTRHRPALQMLQDRFDVRAVFSTVSKLAENAAADFQADPVDGYQALVSRCDIDAVLVLQRSWLGWLPMLAACDAGKAIYWAGDLDFDPVEAGKIRDVIDRSGVAFMTEFPKRFAPATLRMKELIATHLGPPRLVFCHRRVQVDPAPPKANIVGVNPLQQELIELIDWCRYVVGREPQSVVSTGLSHTSPADYECMSLQFAGEKAKPAVTAQISCGSYIRPTWHEAVSFRPPSAMQICCERGVAFIDLPSTLVWFDDAGRHVESLETELPVGQQLLTQFYRAVTSLVRNMSDLNDVYCASSILVAARESSRTGQRKDLKMR
- a CDS encoding thioredoxin family protein; its protein translation is MVSLLFALILSTVTSEQQMQQNYASVYKQSIEENKPLMVIVSADWCPACQVLKNSTLKQMAQTGELNDVCVAVINKDLEPELVQQLTKGENLLPQIIMFTKSESGQWNRRRLIGFQPKQPVRSLIRKAILDRQG
- the murB gene encoding UDP-N-acetylmuramate dehydrogenase — protein: MSFSEDLDHLIRTDEPLSPLVWLGIGGPARFFAEPVDEAELQRIYREASEAGLAIRILGGGSNVLVRESGFDGLVISLAAAATSELAIEENKLIAGAGAKLSHAVIKSVGAGLGGLEHLVGIPGTVGGAVVGNVSNGGRDIGSVVESITVIENDGTTRVLTQHEAGFSHRKTSLNGLGVLKVTFALEPRDVSALTKRMQKQWISRNAARPSEQRRIATPFVDPDGIPANTLIQNCGLAGVREGEVSLDTTHPQYLIAHTGATSEQCLKLIERVREQVLLQTGIDLQLNLQIW